Proteins encoded together in one Balearica regulorum gibbericeps isolate bBalReg1 chromosome 3, bBalReg1.pri, whole genome shotgun sequence window:
- the SMLR1 gene encoding small leucine-rich protein 1 translates to MSMSYLLSVFVKELPGFILFAGIFVPVTLLLLLLIAYFRIKLIEVNEELAMARDPRKVLLNYHGQGQKPRRPGQKENKCKN, encoded by the exons ATGAGCATGAGTTACCTCCTTTCGGTGTTTGTGAAGGAGCTGCCTGGCTTCATTCTCTTTGCTGGGATCTTTGTGCCCGTGACTttactcctgctgctgctaattGCCTACTTCAGGATCAAACTGATAGAAG ttaatgaGGAACTGGCCATGGCACGAGACCCCAGAAAGGTCCTCCTGAATTACCATGGCCAGGGGCAGAAACCCAGGAGACCTGGacaaaaagagaacaaatgcaAGAACTGA